In Kiritimatiellales bacterium, a genomic segment contains:
- a CDS encoding TPM domain-containing protein, producing the protein MRKIFITTFALLIAFCNAGADSDRLLNSLRPAGYVNDFAGVINSGDRAAVTQLLGELEQKTGAQIAVVTLPTLNGGQIDDFAVRLYERWSIGQKGKDNGMLLLAVINDRKVHIEVGYGFEGALPDAAAGRLIDQTVLPAFRAGDHSAGMRAGAMAMAQIAAQESGVELTGAMQTAVQEEPHPLSGWFGLLLAVVFIWLAIKHPWMLLFLLNSGGGRGGYRGGGFGSGGGFGGFGGGRSGGGGASRGW; encoded by the coding sequence ATGCGAAAAATTTTTATAACCACATTTGCACTGCTGATTGCGTTTTGCAACGCCGGCGCTGATTCAGACCGGCTGCTGAATTCCCTGCGTCCGGCGGGCTATGTTAATGATTTTGCCGGCGTAATAAATTCCGGCGACCGCGCGGCAGTCACGCAGCTGCTTGGTGAGCTTGAGCAGAAAACCGGCGCACAGATTGCCGTGGTAACGCTGCCGACACTCAACGGCGGACAGATTGATGATTTCGCTGTGCGGCTTTATGAACGCTGGAGTATCGGGCAGAAAGGCAAAGATAACGGTATGCTGTTGCTCGCTGTGATAAACGACCGGAAGGTACATATCGAAGTCGGTTATGGTTTTGAAGGCGCACTGCCGGACGCCGCTGCCGGCCGGTTAATTGATCAAACTGTTCTGCCGGCATTCCGCGCCGGAGACCACAGCGCCGGAATGCGCGCCGGGGCGATGGCGATGGCACAGATCGCGGCGCAAGAATCCGGTGTTGAACTCACCGGCGCAATGCAAACGGCAGTGCAGGAAGAACCGCATCCGTTGTCTGGATGGTTCGGTTTACTGTTGGCTGTGGTTTTTATCTGGCTGGCGATTAAACACCCCTGGATGCTGCTGTTCCTGCTGAACAGCGGCGGCGGGCGCGGTGGATATCGCGGCGGCGGATTTGGCAGTGGCGGAGGATTCGGCGGTTTCGGCGGCGGTCGTTCCGGCGGCGGCGGCGCGTCGCGAGGATGGTAA
- a CDS encoding LemA family protein, protein MQKKWIVIGIIALVIVMFFGSMIGSKNRFVSMDEGVTAQWANVETVLQRRFDLIPNLVNTVKGYAAHEEKLLTEITRLRSQWADAGTPDEKVQAANQMQGALGRLMLVAENYPQLKANQNFLALQDELAGTENRIAVERRRYNESVQVYNSAIRRFPGSIWAGMFGFERRTPFQSAPEASAVPNVQF, encoded by the coding sequence ATGCAGAAAAAATGGATTGTTATTGGAATTATTGCGCTGGTGATTGTGATGTTTTTCGGCTCGATGATCGGATCGAAAAACCGGTTTGTCTCAATGGACGAGGGGGTGACGGCACAGTGGGCCAATGTTGAAACCGTTCTGCAGCGCCGGTTTGATCTCATTCCGAACCTCGTGAACACCGTAAAAGGGTACGCGGCGCATGAAGAAAAACTGCTTACCGAAATCACCCGTCTGCGCAGTCAGTGGGCCGATGCCGGCACGCCGGACGAAAAAGTGCAGGCCGCTAATCAGATGCAGGGCGCGCTTGGACGCTTAATGCTCGTCGCGGAAAATTATCCGCAGTTGAAAGCCAATCAGAACTTTCTGGCGCTGCAGGATGAACTCGCCGGAACAGAAAACCGCATCGCAGTTGAGCGCCGGCGGTATAATGAATCGGTGCAGGTTTACAATTCTGCCATCCGGCGTTTCCCCGGATCGATCTGGGCCGGCATGTTCGGCTTTGAACGCCGCACGCCGTTCCAGTCCGCACCGGAAGCATCGGCTGTTCCGAATGTGCAGTTTTAA
- a CDS encoding carbon-nitrogen hydrolase has protein sequence MNKKLTAGLIQQSCSADRDATIEKSAAAIRRCADAGAELIVLQELHTGLYFCQTETPEVFDLAETIPGPSTEFFGALAKELDVVIVTSLFEKRAPGLYHNTAAVLERDGTIAGTYRKMHIPDDPGYYEKFYFTPGDLGFTPIQTSVGKLGVLVCWDQWYPEAARLMALAGADLLIYPTAIGWDSGDTPEEQARQRDAWITIQRAHAVANGIPVLSVNRTGFEPSPAGTSGAQFWGSSFAAGCQGEILAQAGTDSETELIVELELTRSETVRRMWPFLRDRRIDAYAGLTERFLDSR, from the coding sequence ATGAATAAAAAATTGACAGCCGGATTGATACAGCAGAGCTGCTCGGCGGATCGCGATGCAACGATTGAAAAGAGCGCGGCGGCGATCCGCCGGTGCGCAGATGCCGGTGCAGAACTGATTGTTCTGCAGGAGCTCCATACCGGTTTATATTTCTGTCAGACGGAAACACCGGAAGTTTTTGACCTGGCGGAAACCATTCCGGGACCGTCGACAGAATTTTTCGGCGCGCTGGCAAAAGAACTCGATGTTGTTATTGTCACCTCCCTTTTTGAAAAGCGCGCGCCGGGGCTTTACCACAACACTGCAGCGGTGCTGGAGCGCGACGGAACTATCGCCGGAACATACCGGAAAATGCATATCCCCGACGATCCGGGCTATTATGAAAAATTTTATTTTACGCCCGGCGATCTCGGCTTCACGCCGATCCAAACGTCGGTTGGAAAGCTCGGCGTACTCGTCTGCTGGGATCAGTGGTATCCTGAAGCGGCGCGCCTGATGGCGCTCGCCGGCGCCGATCTTTTAATTTATCCCACCGCCATCGGCTGGGATTCCGGCGACACGCCGGAAGAACAGGCGCGCCAGCGCGACGCATGGATTACAATTCAGCGCGCGCACGCCGTCGCCAACGGGATTCCGGTGCTGAGTGTAAACCGCACCGGATTTGAACCGTCACCTGCCGGAACTTCCGGCGCGCAGTTCTGGGGCTCGTCCTTCGCCGCCGGCTGTCAGGGTGAAATTCTGGCGCAGGCCGGCACGGACAGCGAAACGGAACTGATAGTTGAACTGGAGCTGACGCGCAGTGAAACTGTCCGGCGCATGTGGCCGTTTTTGCGCGACCGCCGGATTGACGCATACGCCGGACTGACTGAACGGTTTTTAGATTCACGTTGA
- a CDS encoding SIR2 family protein encodes MKAFDPKDYIRGLQQILINDKKRIGFLFGAGISIGAGIPAIDGLTKKVIDSMSGEPKFQDAVESIKSEIGADKYNVESLLSNVSQKKQIIGRGNLNGLNISEFTDLETKIKQGIINEISIHTNACFSASNLAHTIFARWIASTNRKYPIEVFTTNNDVLLELAMEEVSLPFYDGFSGSYESFFDEASVENMKFLPQWTKLWKIHGSLGWKEIDRGKKIIRKNEGNNINAENTLIYPSVLKYEESRKLPYASLMDRLKNFIRQDDTILFTCGYSFGDEHINNVILNALKESSSSHVIAFLYDKTGTKPHTYSLSGNHHVVKLAQSSNRVSIYACRNAVIGCRYGKWKLMAEPDKQDTIDINHYYDEDAPVLDTMGEQPERITPWSGEGELMLPDFSKLVEFLQYMIPETSIGKYKNE; translated from the coding sequence ATGAAAGCATTTGATCCGAAAGATTACATTCGTGGACTTCAGCAAATACTAATTAATGACAAAAAGAGGATTGGTTTTCTTTTTGGTGCGGGTATTTCCATTGGAGCAGGAATTCCTGCAATAGATGGTCTTACGAAAAAAGTCATTGATAGTATGTCTGGGGAACCAAAATTTCAGGATGCCGTGGAGAGTATTAAATCCGAAATAGGTGCCGATAAATACAATGTCGAATCATTGTTATCCAATGTATCTCAAAAGAAGCAGATAATTGGCCGCGGGAATCTAAATGGATTGAATATTTCGGAATTTACTGATTTAGAAACAAAGATTAAGCAAGGAATAATCAATGAGATTTCTATCCATACTAATGCTTGTTTTTCTGCTTCTAATTTAGCTCATACTATATTTGCTCGGTGGATTGCTTCAACGAATAGAAAATACCCAATCGAAGTGTTTACGACGAATAATGATGTTTTACTGGAACTTGCTATGGAAGAAGTCTCACTGCCTTTTTATGATGGTTTTTCTGGGAGCTATGAATCCTTTTTTGATGAAGCATCAGTTGAAAATATGAAATTTCTTCCCCAGTGGACGAAGTTATGGAAAATTCATGGCTCTCTTGGTTGGAAAGAAATTGATAGAGGTAAAAAGATAATTCGCAAAAACGAAGGAAATAACATCAATGCTGAAAATACGCTGATTTATCCGTCGGTATTGAAGTACGAAGAATCCCGAAAGCTTCCTTATGCTAGTTTAATGGACCGGTTAAAAAATTTCATCAGACAGGATGACACTATTTTATTTACCTGTGGTTATTCTTTTGGTGATGAGCATATTAACAATGTGATACTAAATGCTCTTAAAGAGAGCTCTTCATCTCATGTCATAGCTTTCTTATATGACAAAACGGGGACAAAACCCCACACCTATTCTCTTTCTGGGAACCATCATGTTGTTAAATTAGCACAGTCTAGCAATAGGGTTTCGATCTATGCATGCCGTAACGCTGTGATTGGTTGTCGTTACGGAAAATGGAAGCTGATGGCTGAGCCCGATAAGCAAGATACAATAGATATTAATCATTATTATGATGAGGATGCTCCCGTTCTTGATACTATGGGGGAGCAGCCGGAAAGGATCACGCCATGGTCAGGAGAAGGTGAGTTGATGCTACCTGACTTTTCTAAGTTAGTGGAATTTTTGCAGTACATGATCCCGGAAACCTCTATTGGAAAATACAAAAATGAATGA
- the rsgA gene encoding ribosome small subunit-dependent GTPase A, whose translation MTALEQFGFSTFFQNQSGNDGWKIARVTAIHKGWSDICDGETTRPAKTTGKLRREARGAGDYLTVGDWVRVKDFDHPDFAMIHAVLERQNVLQRKVPGRRTAWQLLAANIDTVFVVHTLDKGFNLRKLERYLSIIFNSGITPVILLSKKDLLTAKELSARMDEVKKRIPSVPVFAFSNTTGAGLKEVQSLFKPRKTYCLLGASGTGKTSLINSLLGEKDLYFTLPVRERDGKGVHSTTWRELITLDNGALVIDTPGMRELGHLDSAAGIDDTFDEIIALECECKFRDCAHVNTKGCAVMAAVETGKISPARYGSFIRMKQEADAAEKASREKHWKNR comes from the coding sequence ATGACGGCGCTCGAACAATTCGGTTTTTCAACTTTTTTCCAAAATCAATCCGGCAATGACGGCTGGAAAATTGCGCGCGTTACAGCCATTCATAAAGGCTGGAGCGATATTTGCGACGGCGAAACCACGCGTCCGGCGAAGACGACCGGAAAACTGCGGCGCGAAGCTCGCGGCGCCGGTGACTATCTGACCGTCGGCGACTGGGTGCGCGTAAAGGATTTTGATCATCCGGATTTTGCGATGATCCATGCGGTACTTGAACGGCAGAATGTGCTGCAACGCAAAGTTCCCGGCAGACGTACAGCGTGGCAGCTGCTCGCCGCCAATATAGACACCGTATTTGTCGTTCACACACTCGACAAAGGATTTAATCTGCGAAAACTGGAGCGTTATCTTTCGATCATTTTTAACAGCGGCATTACGCCGGTGATTCTGTTAAGTAAAAAAGATCTGCTCACCGCCAAAGAGCTGAGTGCACGCATGGACGAAGTGAAAAAGCGGATTCCGTCGGTGCCGGTGTTTGCATTCAGCAACACCACCGGAGCGGGATTGAAAGAAGTTCAGTCGCTCTTCAAACCGCGTAAAACCTACTGCCTGCTCGGTGCGTCCGGCACCGGAAAAACATCGCTGATTAACAGCCTGCTCGGTGAAAAAGATTTATACTTCACGCTGCCGGTGCGCGAGCGCGACGGCAAAGGCGTGCACTCCACAACGTGGCGCGAGCTGATTACACTGGATAACGGCGCATTGGTCATCGATACGCCGGGCATGCGTGAACTCGGTCATCTCGACAGCGCCGCCGGAATTGATGACACGTTCGATGAAATCATTGCACTGGAATGCGAATGCAAATTCCGCGATTGCGCACACGTGAATACCAAAGGCTGCGCGGTGATGGCAGCGGTGGAGACCGGAAAAATTTCTCCGGCGCGTTATGGCAGTTTTATACGGATGAAACAAGAAGCCGACGCCGCCGAAAAGGCATCGCGCGAAAAACACTGGAAGAATAGATAA
- a CDS encoding DNA methyltransferase, protein MKISEIAENVAQLMKSPPDRDEFIYKFLLAYGTPKATISRLKSGQSNLADEPGDVLLKKKVWFRLIELTTENTETQREASHESHENNASELLAMIEEMKSSKKAKTNDPRFLMVTDFKRLLAVDRKTGDTLDIPFKKLKVHYDFFLPLAGMEKTKLPNENPADVKAAERMAKLFDAIKQDNPDYLRHDAHAMNVFLARLLFCLFAEDTGIFPENAVSNAIASHTAVDGSDLDLFFKLLFDWLDTSDKCRISNSESRISKNEKTTGNTGGKFLRSLCSFAVDFQNLPYVNGGLFKDHYDIPEFSARSRNMMIDAGKLNWSKINPDIFGSMFQAVIDPEERHNLGQHYTSVTNIMKVIEPLFLNDFREELKQAKNLNQKNVRAKALHKLHDRMANVKIFDPACGSGNFLIIAYKELRKLEMELFEALNAFPVSRITVDQFYGIEISDFACETAMLSLWLAEHQMNLEYQKRFKQSLTSLPLKEGAHIVCGNACRIDWETVCSKNKDDEIYILGNPPYLGARQQSKDQKVDMASVFGKMQGVNSLDYIACWFCKAAQYIRGVNAQFAFVSTNSLTQGEQVALLWPNILRTDLEIGFAHHSFKWTNNAKGSAGVICVVVGVRNICSKKKILYKKGIAEAVENINAYLANAGDLYVTSRRTPVSKSNLINYGSFALDDGRYTLMEAEKDELICNNEQIREYIRPFIGARELIQGIKRYCLWLEEADESILEIPSIKSRIEYVENWRLNSAREATRKLASTPHLFAEIRQPKTPYLAFPTVSSERRHYIPIDFCQPEMIASNQIYVVANAETYLFGILSSRIHMTWVQAVAGRLKTDYRYSAAVCYNTFPIPDLTEEQKQTITLHVMNVLDEREKHSEKTMAQLYNPDKMPAGLREAHHQLDFAVDRIYRSKPFASDEERLEHLFKLYEEMTAKERLVSRPNERMLI, encoded by the coding sequence ATGAAGATTTCAGAAATTGCAGAAAACGTCGCACAATTGATGAAGAGCCCGCCGGACCGGGATGAATTCATTTATAAATTTCTGCTGGCGTACGGTACACCGAAAGCAACGATTTCCCGTTTAAAATCCGGACAGTCAAATCTGGCGGATGAGCCCGGCGATGTTTTGCTGAAGAAAAAGGTGTGGTTCCGGTTGATAGAGTTAACCACAGAGAACACAGAGACGCAGAGAGAAGCCAGCCACGAATCACACGAAAACAATGCGAGTGAACTGCTGGCTATGATTGAGGAGATGAAATCCTCGAAAAAAGCGAAGACGAACGATCCGCGTTTTTTGATGGTGACGGATTTTAAGCGGTTGCTGGCGGTTGACCGGAAAACCGGCGATACGCTGGATATTCCCTTTAAAAAGCTAAAAGTACATTACGATTTTTTCCTGCCGCTGGCCGGGATGGAAAAAACAAAGTTGCCGAATGAAAATCCGGCGGACGTAAAAGCCGCCGAAAGAATGGCAAAGCTGTTTGATGCAATTAAACAGGATAATCCGGATTATCTGCGCCATGACGCGCATGCAATGAATGTTTTTCTTGCGCGGCTGCTGTTCTGTCTGTTTGCGGAAGACACCGGAATTTTTCCGGAGAATGCCGTTTCAAACGCGATTGCCTCGCACACGGCTGTAGACGGTTCCGATCTGGATTTGTTTTTTAAACTGTTGTTCGACTGGCTGGATACCTCTGATAAATGTCGAATATCGAACAGCGAATCTCGAATTTCGAAGAATGAAAAAACCACGGGAAACACGGGTGGGAAATTTTTGCGTTCCCTATGTTCTTTTGCGGTTGATTTTCAGAATCTTCCGTATGTGAACGGCGGACTGTTTAAGGATCATTATGACATTCCGGAGTTTTCTGCCAGATCGCGGAACATGATGATTGATGCCGGCAAACTGAACTGGTCGAAAATTAATCCCGATATTTTCGGCTCCATGTTTCAGGCCGTGATTGATCCGGAAGAGCGGCATAACCTGGGACAGCATTACACCAGCGTCACCAATATCATGAAAGTGATAGAGCCGCTTTTTCTGAATGATTTCCGGGAAGAACTGAAGCAGGCAAAAAACCTGAACCAGAAAAACGTGAGGGCAAAAGCTCTGCATAAACTGCACGACCGGATGGCAAACGTAAAAATTTTTGATCCCGCCTGCGGTTCCGGAAATTTTCTGATTATTGCCTATAAAGAACTGCGTAAACTGGAAATGGAACTGTTTGAAGCACTGAACGCCTTTCCGGTTTCGCGCATCACCGTTGACCAGTTTTACGGCATTGAAATTTCCGACTTTGCCTGCGAAACCGCTATGCTGTCGCTCTGGCTGGCGGAACACCAAATGAATCTGGAATATCAAAAACGGTTTAAACAATCACTCACTTCACTGCCGCTCAAAGAGGGCGCACACATTGTTTGCGGCAACGCCTGCCGCATCGACTGGGAAACCGTCTGCTCGAAAAATAAAGATGATGAGATTTATATTTTAGGTAATCCGCCGTATTTGGGGGCGCGTCAGCAGTCTAAAGATCAGAAAGTTGATATGGCCTCTGTTTTCGGCAAGATGCAGGGCGTCAACAGCCTTGATTATATTGCTTGTTGGTTTTGTAAGGCGGCTCAATACATTCGTGGAGTGAATGCGCAGTTTGCTTTTGTCTCCACAAATTCACTGACTCAGGGCGAACAGGTAGCTTTGCTTTGGCCAAATATTTTGAGAACCGACCTCGAAATCGGATTTGCCCATCATTCTTTTAAATGGACAAACAATGCAAAGGGTAGCGCCGGGGTTATTTGCGTTGTGGTTGGTGTGCGCAACATTTGCTCGAAAAAGAAGATCCTTTACAAAAAAGGCATTGCAGAAGCGGTGGAAAATATAAATGCCTATTTAGCAAATGCAGGCGATCTATATGTCACTAGCAGGCGAACCCCTGTTTCGAAATCCAACCTGATCAATTACGGCAGTTTTGCTTTGGATGACGGAAGATACACGCTAATGGAAGCAGAGAAAGACGAATTAATCTGCAACAATGAACAGATTCGGGAATACATCCGTCCGTTCATTGGAGCACGCGAACTGATACAGGGAATCAAACGGTATTGTCTGTGGCTAGAGGAAGCTGACGAGTCGATTTTAGAGATTCCAAGCATCAAATCGCGAATTGAATACGTTGAAAATTGGCGATTAAATAGCGCCCGTGAAGCAACGCGTAAGCTGGCATCAACGCCACATCTGTTTGCCGAAATTCGTCAGCCCAAAACGCCATATTTGGCATTTCCTACGGTGTCGTCTGAGCGTCGGCACTATATTCCGATTGATTTCTGTCAGCCAGAGATGATTGCTTCAAATCAAATTTATGTCGTTGCGAATGCGGAGACATATTTATTTGGGATTTTATCGTCCCGTATTCACATGACATGGGTGCAGGCGGTGGCTGGTCGGCTTAAGACTGATTACCGTTACTCAGCAGCGGTTTGCTACAACACTTTTCCAATCCCAGACTTAACTGAAGAGCAAAAACAGACAATTACACTACACGTCATGAATGTTTTAGATGAGCGGGAAAAACATTCTGAAAAGACGATGGCGCAGCTGTATAACCCGGATAAAATGCCCGCCGGACTCCGCGAAGCACATCATCAGCTCGACTTCGCCGTCGACCGCATCTATCGATCCAAGCCTTTCGCTTCCGATGAAGAACGCCTCGAACATTTATTTAAATTGTATGAGGAAATGACGGCTAAGGAGAGGTTGGTTTCGCGACCGAATGAAAGGATGTTAATATGA
- the rseP gene encoding RIP metalloprotease RseP — translation MSSLFQIGSLLYSFVLAVVVFGVTVFMHEFGHYIVARRCGLVVKTFSIGFGRAIFQWQKNGIIYKIGWIPFGGYVALPQLDPAGMEKIQGDSSAGEIYAAISPWKKIAVALSGAAGNILLAIVLALAIWLIPGDASTAKVPSIIGHVDENSAAYAAGLRRGDEITAVDGKTVNSWYDLSVELLLKNSATATLNILRTTGAAVISVPVEKGEEGIGRIPGVEPAISCLFGQVTPESPAARAGIKSGDIVLVFNNTPVLDWVQFTELVQQVNPGEEVSLIVERAAAPVELTVTPEWNEELQRNLIGVQLGGGGMPWMHYKKPLDQLMYDASAIFRVLKALVTPAEIKQAAGGLGGPIAIFSMLALSFKSGLLNTLGLIRFLNINLAVLNLLPIPVLDGGHVLFSLWEGVTRRKVNPRFQIALVNLFALLLIGAMIFLSIRDVDRLRAPAPAAHTEQTENK, via the coding sequence ATGAGCTCACTTTTTCAAATCGGATCGCTGTTGTACTCGTTCGTTCTCGCCGTTGTTGTGTTCGGCGTGACGGTATTCATGCACGAATTCGGGCATTACATCGTTGCGCGCCGGTGCGGGCTGGTGGTGAAAACATTTTCAATCGGCTTCGGCCGCGCAATTTTTCAGTGGCAGAAAAACGGCATCATCTACAAAATCGGCTGGATTCCGTTCGGCGGTTACGTTGCGCTGCCGCAGCTTGATCCGGCCGGCATGGAAAAAATCCAGGGCGACAGTTCCGCCGGCGAAATATATGCCGCGATTTCACCGTGGAAAAAAATCGCCGTAGCACTGTCCGGTGCTGCCGGAAATATTCTGCTCGCCATTGTTCTCGCGCTGGCGATCTGGCTGATTCCCGGCGATGCCTCCACTGCAAAAGTTCCGTCGATCATCGGGCACGTCGATGAAAACAGCGCGGCGTATGCCGCCGGGCTGCGGCGCGGCGATGAAATCACCGCCGTCGATGGCAAGACAGTGAACAGCTGGTATGATCTAAGTGTCGAGCTGCTGTTAAAAAACAGCGCCACCGCAACGCTGAATATTCTGCGCACGACCGGTGCGGCAGTCATCTCTGTGCCGGTTGAAAAAGGCGAAGAGGGCATTGGCCGTATCCCCGGCGTTGAGCCGGCCATTTCATGCCTGTTCGGACAGGTTACACCGGAAAGCCCGGCGGCGCGCGCCGGAATAAAGTCCGGTGATATTGTGCTCGTATTTAATAATACGCCGGTGCTCGACTGGGTTCAATTCACCGAACTTGTTCAACAGGTTAACCCCGGCGAAGAAGTCAGTCTGATTGTGGAACGCGCTGCCGCACCGGTGGAGCTTACCGTTACGCCGGAATGGAACGAAGAGCTGCAGCGTAACCTTATCGGTGTTCAGCTCGGCGGCGGCGGCATGCCGTGGATGCATTATAAAAAACCGCTCGACCAGCTGATGTATGATGCATCTGCCATCTTCCGCGTTTTAAAAGCGCTCGTTACACCGGCAGAAATCAAACAGGCTGCCGGCGGACTCGGCGGACCGATCGCCATTTTCAGCATGCTTGCCCTTTCATTTAAAAGCGGATTGCTCAATACGCTTGGACTCATTCGCTTCCTCAATATCAATCTCGCGGTTTTAAATCTGCTGCCGATTCCGGTGCTTGATGGCGGACACGTTCTCTTCTCGCTGTGGGAAGGAGTTACGCGCCGGAAAGTGAATCCGCGTTTTCAGATTGCGCTGGTAAATCTGTTCGCACTGCTGCTTATCGGTGCAATGATTTTTCTATCCATCCGCGACGTTGACCGCCTGCGCGCGCCGGCGCCGGCAGCGCACACTGAACAGACTGAGAACAAATGA
- a CDS encoding ATP-binding protein, producing the protein MENTKMNDNRRQSKIGDVESVSGNTISVKLSDNIQSTLPVIDGIVYRVGQVGSFLKIQLGYANLFGIVTEMGATAVPDYVREMERDGGMPVHNNRWMKLLLVGEQVGKKFERGITQFPTSGDSVHIVTIDDLEVIYGDVGNSDALSIGNISVSESLDAKIDLGKLLTRHCAIVGSTGAGKSNAVSIIIERIAQKVEFRSSRILLIDPHGEYNEALKTYSKVFKINAEEGLADELYVPFWALSFDELISSFESHLSDSQREYVRDAVLKRKIQSAQNMELDITAERISEDSPIPFSLKKLWFDLDDFERQTFQVRGDFSSLLPVEIAGDASNLISNKYPIPSTTNTSPYLNTRAQSLLKFLDGVRNKLLNQQYNFLYNPQSLSPNEAGVIPDGKDLDDLFVEWFAHDHPVTILDLSEVPSEIKTSVSGTILKIIYDALFWGQNLPVGGKQQPLLAVLEEAHSYLKAGEDSISSRIVQKIAKEGRKYGCGLLLVTQRPSELDETVLSQCGSLIALRMTNSKDRGHVSAAVQDELQSIIDLLPSLRIGEALITGEAVKIPSRVKFHKIAHAPKSEDPDVVKQWKKERPQNGEYKELVSKWRNQKLN; encoded by the coding sequence TTGGAAAATACAAAAATGAATGATAACCGGCGGCAATCAAAGATTGGGGATGTTGAAAGCGTTAGCGGAAATACTATTAGTGTTAAGCTTTCTGATAATATTCAATCAACTTTGCCTGTAATTGACGGGATCGTTTACCGAGTCGGACAGGTTGGATCATTTTTGAAAATTCAACTAGGGTACGCCAATTTGTTTGGCATTGTTACTGAAATGGGGGCAACTGCTGTTCCAGACTATGTTCGAGAAATGGAACGAGATGGAGGTATGCCTGTTCATAATAATCGATGGATGAAATTGCTATTGGTTGGGGAACAAGTTGGCAAGAAGTTTGAGCGCGGAATTACACAATTTCCCACATCTGGAGATTCTGTTCATATTGTTACCATTGATGATTTGGAGGTTATATACGGTGATGTTGGGAATTCTGATGCATTATCCATAGGGAATATCAGCGTATCAGAAAGTTTGGATGCTAAAATCGATTTGGGAAAATTGCTGACAAGACACTGTGCTATTGTAGGCTCTACGGGGGCAGGAAAGTCCAATGCGGTATCAATAATTATCGAACGAATTGCCCAGAAAGTGGAGTTCCGAAGTTCGCGTATACTGTTGATTGATCCACATGGGGAATATAATGAGGCATTAAAAACGTACAGCAAGGTCTTTAAGATAAACGCCGAAGAGGGTCTGGCGGATGAACTTTATGTGCCTTTTTGGGCATTATCTTTTGATGAGTTGATTTCTTCTTTTGAATCTCATTTGAGCGATTCTCAGCGGGAGTATGTTCGGGACGCAGTGCTTAAGCGAAAAATTCAATCTGCCCAAAATATGGAGTTGGATATTACTGCTGAGCGGATCAGCGAAGATAGTCCAATTCCATTCAGTCTGAAAAAGCTGTGGTTTGACTTGGATGACTTTGAGCGGCAAACGTTTCAAGTGCGAGGTGATTTTAGTTCTTTGTTGCCAGTCGAAATTGCTGGTGATGCGAGCAATTTAATCTCAAATAAATATCCAATTCCTTCAACAACGAACACTTCTCCATATTTAAATACACGGGCGCAATCGTTATTGAAATTCCTTGACGGAGTGAGAAATAAGCTGCTTAACCAGCAGTACAACTTTTTATATAATCCTCAATCTCTGTCTCCGAATGAGGCTGGGGTCATTCCTGACGGCAAAGACCTGGACGATCTTTTTGTTGAGTGGTTTGCCCACGATCATCCTGTCACTATCCTTGATCTCTCAGAAGTGCCCAGTGAAATAAAAACATCTGTGTCAGGAACTATTTTAAAAATTATCTATGATGCTTTGTTTTGGGGGCAAAACCTTCCTGTTGGAGGAAAGCAACAGCCATTGTTAGCGGTGCTTGAGGAGGCGCACAGTTATTTGAAAGCTGGCGAGGATTCAATTTCTTCACGTATCGTTCAAAAGATTGCTAAGGAAGGCCGGAAGTATGGGTGCGGTCTTTTGCTTGTGACTCAACGCCCGTCAGAATTGGATGAAACAGTTTTAAGCCAATGTGGGAGCTTGATAGCGCTTAGGATGACGAATTCCAAGGATCGGGGACACGTATCGGCAGCGGTACAAGATGAGTTGCAAAGCATTATTGATTTACTTCCAAGTCTCCGGATAGGAGAGGCATTAATAACTGGAGAAGCTGTAAAAATCCCATCTCGTGTAAAGTTTCATAAAATTGCTCATGCTCCGAAGAGTGAGGATCCCGATGTCGTCAAACAGTGGAAAAAGGAACGCCCTCAAAACGGTGAATACAAGGAGCTAGTGTCGAAGTGGAGAAATCAAAAATTAAATTAA